The following proteins come from a genomic window of Canis aureus isolate CA01 chromosome 3, VMU_Caureus_v.1.0, whole genome shotgun sequence:
- the ICMT gene encoding protein-S-isoprenylcysteine O-methyltransferase, whose protein sequence is MAGCAARAPPGSEARLSLATFLLGASVLALPLLTRAGLQGRTGLALYVAGLNALLLLLYRPPRYQIAIRACFLGFVFGCGMLLSFSQSSWNHFGWYMCSLSLFHYSEYLVTAVNNPKSLSLDSFLLNHSLEYTVAALSSWIEFTLENIFWPELKQITWLSAMGLLMVVFGECLRKAAMFTAGSNFNHVVQNEKSETHTLVTSGVYAWFRHPSYVGWFYWSIGTQVMLCNPICGVGYALTVWRFFRDRTEEEEISLIHFFGEEYLEYKKRVPTGLPFIKGVKVEL, encoded by the exons ATGGCGGGCTGCGCGGCGCGGGCTCCGCCGGGCTCCGAGGCGCGCCTCAGCCTGGCCACCTTCCTGCTGGGCGCCTCGGTGCTCGCGCTGCCGCTGCTCACGCGCGCCGGCCTGCAGGGCCGCACGGGGCTGGCGCTCTACGTGGCCGGACTCAacgcgctgctgctgctgctctacCGGCCACCGCGCTACCAG ATAGCCATCCGAGCTTGTTTCCTCGGCTTTGTGTTCGGCTGCGGCATGTTGCTAAGTTTCAGCCAGTCTTCTTGGAATCACTTTGGCTG gtaTATGTGCTCCTTGTCACTATTCCATTATTCTGAATACTTAGTCACAGCAGTCAATAATCCCAAAAGTCTATCCTTGGATTCCTTTCTCCTGAATCACAGTCTGGAGTATACAGTAGCTGCTCTTTCTTCTTGGATAGAGTTCACACTGGAAAATATCTTTTGGCCAG AACTGAAGCAGATCACCTGGCTCAGTGCCATGGGGCTGCTGATGGTGGTCTTTGGAGAATGTCTGAGGAAAGCAGCGATGTTCACAGCTGGCTCCAATTTCAATCACGTGGTGcagaatgaaaaatcagaaacCCACACTCTGGTGACAAGTGGCGTGTACGCTTGGTTCCGGCATCCTTCGTATGTTGGGTGGTTTTACTGGAGTATTGGAACCCAG GTGATGCTGTGTAATCCCATCTGTGGCGTTGGCTATGCTCTGACAGTGTGGCGATTCTTCCGAGATCGAACGGAAGAAGAGGAGATCTCATTAATTCACTTTTTTGGAGAGGAGTACCTGGAATATAAGAAGCGGGTGCCCACAGGCCTGCCTTTTATAAAAGGGGTCAAGGTGGAACTATAA